The Ruminococcus bovis genome includes a region encoding these proteins:
- a CDS encoding PP2C family protein-serine/threonine phosphatase produces MENKHYRIKYHAMSTTGNVRKNNEDNLLCDGHSRDINDEEDFSYYGEILSDDSKILAVFDGMGGGEQGEVASSMATDVARNYNFGDESKSLSDHILECAKEMNNKVHTYAEENQLEHMGTTFAGIVFGKNEISIGNVGDSRIYKVRNGKIEQLSVDHVLPEELKSFKNIITQYVGMGEEEKEFSPALSTEEYCNGDRYIICSDGLTEKLNDEEVGVLCHVAQSVTDASDILVSQALGQGSNDNITVIVCELEELTS; encoded by the coding sequence ATGGAAAATAAGCATTACAGAATTAAATATCACGCAATGAGTACAACAGGAAATGTTCGTAAAAATAATGAAGATAATTTGCTTTGTGACGGACATTCAAGAGATATAAATGATGAAGAAGATTTCTCTTATTATGGAGAAATCCTCAGTGACGATAGTAAAATCCTAGCTGTCTTTGACGGTATGGGTGGTGGAGAGCAAGGTGAGGTTGCTTCTTCAATGGCTACTGATGTTGCAAGGAATTATAACTTTGGGGACGAAAGCAAAAGCCTTTCAGACCATATCCTTGAATGTGCAAAGGAAATGAACAACAAGGTTCATACTTATGCTGAAGAAAATCAGCTTGAGCATATGGGTACAACATTTGCCGGAATTGTCTTTGGAAAGAATGAAATTTCTATAGGCAATGTTGGTGACTCAAGAATTTATAAAGTGCGAAACGGAAAGATAGAACAGTTGTCTGTTGACCATGTGTTGCCGGAAGAACTTAAGTCTTTCAAGAATATTATTACTCAGTATGTTGGTATGGGTGAAGAAGAAAAGGAATTTTCACCGGCACTTTCAACAGAGGAGTATTGTAACGGTGACAGATATATTATTTGTTCCGATGGCTTAACGGAAAAACTTAATGATGAAGAAGTAGGGGTTCTTTGTCATGTAGCACAGTCGGTAACTGATGCATCGGATATTTTGGTTTCCCAAGCATTAGGACAAGGAAGTAACGACAACATTACAGTTATTGTGTGTGAATTAGAGGAGTTAACAAGTTAG
- a CDS encoding zinc ribbon domain-containing protein, translating to MFCKKCGKDIDINSKVCPNCGEETNFLKGIDGSEMPDHLKTFEKEINAAFNGSPVEKVHEDEYEDISSYTTSNTGFIPKVSTKEPPVEDKNITSSFEKPKKKSKPKKKKKEDYSDTYVDDKPSNTWKFVAGGCVVVIVICLIIIFVASCNSNSKPSGNTTTTSTVPSTVATTTAPSTKETTTVPTTTVPTTAQSVDSYIQSSTANDTTAVQTAQNFYADIEDACAKGDLAKFKTYFSSAYTDAEIEEIYNQYKDTCAGYESFIVGYTQTVSCDQYIYVYIASTTNATTGDYVENTFVLSKEDGAFKVDGKTDGAKAYLQQAPTKMAQ from the coding sequence ATGTTTTGTAAAAAATGTGGTAAGGATATTGATATAAACAGCAAGGTTTGCCCTAACTGTGGTGAAGAGACTAACTTCCTAAAGGGTATTGATGGCAGTGAAATGCCTGACCATCTAAAAACTTTTGAAAAAGAGATTAACGCAGCTTTTAACGGTTCACCTGTAGAGAAAGTTCATGAAGATGAATATGAAGATATTTCTTCTTATACAACTTCAAATACAGGTTTTATCCCTAAGGTTTCTACAAAAGAACCTCCTGTTGAAGATAAGAACATTACAAGTTCATTTGAAAAGCCAAAGAAAAAGTCAAAGCCTAAGAAAAAGAAAAAAGAAGATTATAGTGATACATATGTAGATGATAAACCAAGCAACACTTGGAAGTTTGTTGCCGGTGGTTGTGTGGTAGTAATTGTCATTTGCTTGATTATTATTTTTGTTGCATCATGTAATAGCAACTCAAAACCAAGTGGAAACACAACAACTACTTCAACTGTTCCTTCTACAGTAGCTACAACTACTGCACCAAGTACAAAAGAAACAACTACTGTTCCTACTACAACAGTTCCAACAACTGCACAAAGTGTTGATTCTTATATTCAGTCATCAACTGCTAACGATACTACAGCAGTACAGACAGCTCAGAACTTCTATGCTGATATTGAAGATGCTTGTGCTAAGGGTGATTTAGCTAAGTTCAAGACTTACTTCTCATCAGCTTATACAGATGCTGAAATTGAAGAAATTTATAATCAGTACAAAGATACTTGTGCAGGTTACGAATCATTTATTGTAGGTTACACACAGACAGTTTCTTGTGACCAATATATCTATGTTTATATTGCATCAACAACTAATGCAACTACAGGTGATTATGTAGAAAACACATTTGTACTTTCTAAGGAAGACGGTGCATTTAAGGTTGATGGCAAAACAGATGGTGCAAAGGCTTACTTACAACAAGCACCAACTAAAATGGCACAGTAA
- a CDS encoding LytTR family DNA-binding domain-containing protein gives MKLSIFKNPKFSEPEVILNYSEETEEVNKLIETLNSLNNTIQCFKNNSNFNIKLNDIYYFESVDERSYVYTKDNVYECKEKLYTIEETFKNTSIVRVSKSCILNITKLKSVRPFINGKFEATMLSDEKIIINRHYVSAFKKKFNI, from the coding sequence ATGAAGTTAAGTATTTTTAAAAATCCAAAATTTTCTGAACCGGAAGTTATACTGAATTATTCCGAAGAAACCGAAGAAGTAAACAAACTGATTGAAACACTGAATTCACTTAATAATACAATTCAATGTTTCAAAAACAACAGTAATTTTAATATAAAGCTAAATGATATTTATTACTTTGAAAGTGTTGACGAAAGGTCATATGTATATACAAAAGACAATGTGTATGAATGTAAAGAAAAGCTATACACAATAGAAGAAACTTTCAAAAACACTTCCATTGTAAGGGTAAGTAAAAGTTGTATTCTCAATATAACAAAGCTAAAAAGTGTCAGACCCTTTATTAACGGTAAGTTTGAGGCTACTATGCTTAGTGATGAAAAAATAATAATCAACCGTCACTATGTTTCTGCTTTTAAGAAAAAGTTTAATATTTAG
- a CDS encoding tRNA threonylcarbamoyladenosine dehydratase has translation MINQYSRTELLIGSDGLEKLKNSRVAVFGVGGVGGFTVEALARSGVGTIDIIDNDTVSLTNINRQIIATHSTVGKLKVDVMEERIKDISPSTVVNKYDCFFLPENAENFDFRRFDYVVDAIDTVSGKIGLAEKCKEYNVKLISSMGAGNKLDPTAFEVTDIFKTSMDPLARVMRGALKKRGIKKLKVVYSKEQPLKPLESEEVTNKRTVPGSIAFVPSVVGLIIAGEVIKDITGFNG, from the coding sequence ATGATAAATCAGTATTCCCGTACAGAACTTTTGATTGGTTCTGATGGATTAGAAAAGTTAAAGAATTCAAGAGTAGCAGTTTTTGGTGTTGGTGGTGTTGGTGGTTTTACCGTTGAAGCACTTGCAAGAAGTGGTGTGGGTACAATTGATATTATTGATAACGATACTGTATCTTTGACTAATATTAACAGACAGATTATTGCAACTCATTCAACAGTAGGTAAGCTGAAAGTTGATGTTATGGAAGAAAGAATTAAGGATATTTCCCCATCAACAGTTGTCAATAAGTATGATTGCTTTTTCTTGCCTGAAAATGCTGAGAATTTCGATTTCAGACGATTTGACTATGTAGTTGATGCAATAGACACAGTATCAGGAAAAATCGGTCTGGCAGAAAAATGCAAGGAGTATAATGTAAAATTAATTTCATCAATGGGTGCAGGTAACAAACTTGACCCAACTGCATTTGAAGTTACGGATATTTTCAAAACAAGTATGGACCCATTAGCAAGAGTAATGCGTGGTGCATTAAAGAAAAGAGGCATCAAAAAGCTAAAGGTTGTCTATTCTAAGGAACAACCACTAAAGCCTTTGGAAAGTGAAGAAGTTACAAATAAAAGAACTGTCCCGGGTTCAATAGCTTTCGTTCCAAGTGTGGTGGGACTTATTATTGCCGGTGAAGTTATTAAGGATATTACAGGTTTTAACGGATAA
- a CDS encoding DUF3021 family protein: protein MLNRIKHYFTLDCVIFTIMTVVLSIVYYFATWDSTVKTITVEGLFKTFGTMVFSYFTVTTVMAFLFMILEKHINENGYIGHLISMAIVLSCVYGLGGGVFDWFPIFSIWSLYTFIVIVIVYTIVFFTMFHKNVEDSNKINEKLKKMQEKNNE, encoded by the coding sequence ATGTTAAATAGAATCAAACATTATTTTACACTTGACTGTGTAATTTTCACTATTATGACTGTAGTTTTGTCCATTGTTTATTATTTTGCAACTTGGGACAGTACAGTAAAAACAATTACAGTAGAGGGACTTTTCAAAACTTTTGGAACAATGGTATTCAGCTACTTTACAGTTACAACTGTTATGGCATTTCTGTTTATGATTTTGGAAAAGCATATAAACGAAAATGGATATATAGGTCATCTAATATCAATGGCAATTGTACTTTCTTGTGTATATGGACTTGGTGGTGGAGTATTTGACTGGTTTCCGATTTTTTCGATTTGGTCACTATATACTTTCATAGTAATTGTAATTGTATACACAATTGTGTTTTTCACAATGTTTCACAAAAATGTTGAAGACAGTAACAAAATCAATGAAAAGCTAAAGAAAATGCAGGAGAAAAACAATGAGTAA
- the nifS gene encoding cysteine desulfurase NifS produces the protein MLVYADNAATTKISDTALNAMMPMFADVYGNPSSLHSIGQKAKEYLEDARAKVAKCINAEPSTIYFTSGGSEADNQALRSAAYMGKRKGKNHIISSKFEHHAILHTLKALEKEGFEVTLLDVYSDGIVKPEDVKNAITDKTCLVTIMTANNEIGTIQPIKEIGAICHEKGVLFHTDAVQAVGHIPVDVKEMNIDMLSMSGHKFHGPKGVGALYARKGILLTNIIEGGAQERKKRAGTENMPGIVGMAAALVEATENLDKNMKYVTSLRNKLVDGLKGIEKSRFNGNMEHHLPGTLNMCFEGIEGEGILLWLDQKGVEASSGSACTSGSLDPSHVLLAIGVPVEIAHGSLRLSISEFNTEEEIDHIIKVVPEVVTYLRGMSPVWERMMKEEK, from the coding sequence ATGTTAGTTTATGCTGATAATGCAGCAACAACAAAGATTAGTGATACTGCCTTAAATGCTATGATGCCAATGTTTGCAGATGTTTACGGTAATCCAAGCTCACTTCACTCTATTGGCCAAAAGGCTAAAGAATATCTTGAAGATGCTAGAGCAAAGGTGGCTAAGTGTATTAATGCCGAACCATCAACAATTTACTTTACATCCGGTGGTAGTGAAGCAGATAACCAAGCATTACGCTCAGCTGCTTATATGGGTAAGCGTAAAGGTAAAAATCATATTATTTCCAGTAAGTTTGAACACCATGCAATTCTTCATACTTTAAAGGCTCTTGAAAAAGAAGGCTTTGAAGTAACTTTACTTGATGTTTATTCTGATGGTATTGTAAAACCTGAGGATGTTAAAAACGCAATTACAGACAAAACTTGTCTTGTTACTATAATGACTGCAAATAACGAAATCGGTACAATTCAGCCAATTAAAGAAATTGGTGCAATTTGTCACGAAAAAGGTGTGCTATTCCACACAGATGCAGTACAAGCCGTTGGACATATTCCGGTTGATGTAAAAGAAATGAATATTGATATGCTTTCTATGAGTGGTCATAAGTTCCATGGACCTAAGGGTGTTGGTGCTTTGTATGCTCGAAAGGGTATCTTGCTAACCAACATTATTGAGGGTGGTGCTCAGGAAAGAAAGAAGAGAGCCGGTACAGAAAATATGCCCGGTATTGTTGGTATGGCAGCAGCTTTAGTTGAAGCAACTGAAAATCTTGATAAGAATATGAAGTATGTAACTTCACTTCGTAACAAGTTAGTTGATGGACTAAAGGGTATTGAAAAGTCAAGATTCAATGGTAATATGGAACATCATCTTCCAGGTACACTTAATATGTGCTTTGAAGGTATCGAAGGTGAAGGTATCTTGCTATGGCTAGACCAAAAGGGTGTTGAGGCATCTTCAGGTTCAGCTTGTACAAGTGGTAGCCTTGACCCAAGCCATGTTCTACTTGCTATTGGTGTACCTGTAGAAATTGCTCATGGTAGCTTAAGACTTTCTATTAGTGAATTTAATACTGAAGAAGAGATTGACCATATTATTAAGGTTGTTCCTGAAGTAGTAACATATCTAAGAGGTATGTCACCTGTTTGGGAAAGAATGATGAAGGAGGAAAAATAA
- a CDS encoding amino acid ABC transporter permease, translated as MSDFLSITLDLLNGFLSTLQLFGLTLLFSLPLGLIICFGSMSKFKPLRWLVRTFVWIIRGTPLLLQLIIVYYGPGLILNTGLLPRFSAALLAFVINYSCYFSEIYRGGIESISKGQYEAGQVLGMTKTQIFFKIVLLQVIKRIVPPMSNEIITLVKDTSLARIIAVYEIIWTAQVYIKTDGLIWPLFYTGAFYLIFSGLLTILFNFIEKKLSYFRS; from the coding sequence AGCGATTTTCTATCTATCACTCTTGACCTATTAAACGGATTTTTGTCTACACTTCAGCTATTTGGATTGACACTTTTATTTTCACTACCACTTGGCTTAATAATCTGTTTTGGCTCAATGAGTAAGTTCAAACCACTAAGGTGGTTGGTTCGTACCTTCGTTTGGATTATCAGAGGTACACCACTACTACTTCAATTAATAATTGTATATTACGGTCCCGGTCTTATCCTAAATACAGGACTGCTACCAAGATTTTCAGCAGCACTACTTGCATTTGTAATTAACTATTCTTGCTACTTCTCAGAAATTTACAGAGGTGGTATTGAGTCAATTTCAAAGGGTCAGTATGAGGCAGGTCAAGTTCTTGGTATGACAAAAACACAAATTTTCTTTAAGATTGTGTTACTACAGGTTATCAAGAGAATTGTGCCACCAATGAGTAACGAAATCATTACTCTTGTAAAGGATACTTCTCTTGCAAGAATTATTGCAGTATATGAAATTATTTGGACTGCACAGGTATATATCAAAACTGATGGTCTAATTTGGCCACTATTCTATACAGGTGCTTTCTACTTGATTTTCTCAGGACTACTTACAATTCTCTTTAACTTTATTGAGAAAAAACTAAGTTACTTCAGGAGTTAA
- a CDS encoding GNAT family N-acetyltransferase — protein sequence MKNVVVDKLTADNVYELYLSVDWSGLYKSQIQQKLANTNHTFTIYEGNRLVGMARIVGNTHTVCYLKDFIIKPEYQHEGYGNFLMNFILNYIKEHNSKDKHSKVCVFSSKGKEKFYEKCGFRFVSGKHSHEELYQIRV from the coding sequence ATGAAGAATGTAGTTGTTGATAAGTTAACAGCAGATAATGTTTATGAACTGTATTTATCGGTAGATTGGTCAGGACTTTACAAGTCACAAATTCAGCAAAAACTTGCTAACACAAACCACACCTTTACTATATATGAGGGCAACAGGCTTGTTGGTATGGCAAGGATTGTTGGCAATACTCATACAGTATGTTATCTAAAGGATTTTATCATTAAGCCGGAATATCAACATGAGGGTTACGGTAACTTTTTGATGAACTTTATTTTGAATTATATTAAGGAACACAATTCAAAGGATAAACATTCTAAGGTATGTGTTTTTTCTTCAAAGGGGAAGGAAAAATTTTATGAGAAATGTGGTTTCCGTTTTGTTTCGGGAAAACACAGTCACGAGGAATTGTATCAAATAAGAGTGTAG
- a CDS encoding RrF2 family transcriptional regulator, producing MIVSTKGRYALRVIIDLAINGNDEYISLKDISERSLISMKYLESIVSNLNKHGLLDSLRGKKGGYKLNRPTGEYTVGMILKASEGSLAPVACVNCGDVQCNEAHDCITLPMWKKLDSVIDSYLESVTIEDLINGKVE from the coding sequence GTGATAGTTTCAACTAAAGGAAGATATGCACTTAGAGTTATTATTGACCTTGCTATTAACGGCAATGATGAATATATTTCCCTAAAAGATATTTCAGAACGGTCATTGATTTCAATGAAATATTTGGAAAGCATCGTGTCAAATTTAAATAAGCATGGTTTGCTTGACTCTTTGCGTGGCAAAAAAGGTGGTTATAAACTTAACCGACCAACCGGTGAATATACAGTTGGTATGATTTTAAAAGCCAGTGAAGGTTCTCTTGCACCGGTAGCTTGTGTAAATTGTGGTGATGTTCAGTGTAACGAAGCTCACGACTGCATTACTCTTCCAATGTGGAAAAAACTTGATAGTGTAATTGATAGTTACCTTGAAAGTGTAACTATTGAAGATTTAATTAATGGTAAAGTAGAGTAA
- a CDS encoding ABC transporter ATP-binding protein, producing MSNIIEIKNLKKSYKDVKAVKGIDFYVEEGKLFALLGPNGAGKSTTIDMICTALKPDSGSITVDGKEVGKGDNAIRKEIGIVFQDNFLDPILTVGENISIRGSFYGLKGNELKNAVKKVCETVGITDLMKRPYGKLSGGQRRRADIARALVNTPKILFLDEPTTGLDPQSRQNVWQMITKLQKENNMTVFLTTHYMEEVTDADYVIVIDSGEIVAKGTPATLKEKYAKNYLHITPKDKEKIVKTLKYNNIDFTVIADVYTVDIDKTEDALPIIDLVRDNIESFEVIKGTMDDAFIGITGKEIRK from the coding sequence ATGAGTAATATTATTGAAATTAAAAATCTGAAGAAATCCTACAAAGATGTTAAGGCAGTTAAAGGCATTGACTTTTATGTTGAAGAAGGAAAACTCTTTGCATTACTTGGACCTAACGGTGCAGGTAAAAGCACAACTATTGATATGATTTGTACTGCACTAAAACCTGACAGTGGCAGTATTACTGTTGACGGTAAAGAAGTCGGCAAAGGTGACAATGCTATTCGTAAAGAAATCGGCATTGTGTTTCAAGATAATTTCCTTGACCCTATACTAACAGTTGGTGAGAACATTTCAATCAGAGGCAGTTTTTACGGACTAAAGGGAAATGAACTGAAAAATGCAGTAAAGAAAGTTTGTGAAACTGTTGGTATTACCGACTTAATGAAACGACCTTACGGTAAACTTTCAGGTGGTCAAAGAAGAAGAGCTGACATTGCAAGGGCATTGGTTAACACTCCAAAAATTCTATTTCTTGATGAACCTACAACAGGTCTTGACCCACAATCTAGGCAAAATGTTTGGCAGATGATTACCAAGTTACAGAAAGAAAACAATATGACAGTTTTCTTAACTACCCACTATATGGAAGAAGTTACTGATGCAGACTATGTTATAGTAATTGACAGTGGTGAAATTGTAGCAAAAGGCACACCGGCTACATTAAAAGAAAAATATGCAAAGAACTACTTGCACATTACACCTAAAGACAAAGAAAAAATAGTTAAAACTTTAAAATACAACAACATTGACTTTACGGTAATTGCTGATGTATATACTGTTGATATAGATAAAACAGAAGATGCTTTGCCTATTATTGATTTGGTTAGGGATAACATAGAAAGTTTTGAAGTTATCAAAGGTACAATGGATGATGCCTTTATTGGAATTACAGGTAAGGAGATTAGAAAATGA
- a CDS encoding leucine-rich repeat domain-containing protein produces MWICPKCSRENGNSFNSCKGCGYVISEDEKIIAINNTKKQLADYSSKHSAYKNTYGHSSYTGPKLEYDEDDSYLENYYSDDMFDDDEYHENKKWKVFKPVLIIILIICILGGGVMFLDKEGIIHVFSDTNYKYSSVDGGVEITGTKSSDATIEIPDTINGKSVVSIADMAFAESDIKSVTLPSTLKRIGERAFFNCKSLHYIKLQDGITEIGDKAFASCNKLSDIFIPETVTAIGEDIMKDSNNSYIQGVPGSQSMVYATENDINFTPTNKKGEALNVTPVRVNDEETYTTSKAGYGAGYLFSFVPYESAKYTITVEASIDGYLKINDFSTMGNAQTDENSSGKNHTTTLTADLKKEKKYYFGIENEGSEQNKNIEFYISIELYNDERSKAESVAKKFLDKNYTFTAYTDLFYDQHSQSGSSHYLEWNTNVQKVVDYYVEDSGAIWLAIKVPEGYNTTSYDEYGNVVEPATNWWHKLEE; encoded by the coding sequence TTGTGGATTTGTCCGAAATGTTCTCGTGAAAACGGCAATTCTTTTAATAGTTGTAAAGGTTGTGGCTATGTTATATCTGAAGATGAAAAGATTATAGCTATTAATAATACCAAAAAACAACTTGCAGACTATAGCAGTAAACATTCTGCTTACAAAAATACATATGGTCACTCTTCTTATACAGGACCTAAGCTGGAGTATGATGAAGATGATAGTTATCTTGAAAACTACTACAGTGACGATATGTTTGATGATGACGAATATCATGAAAATAAAAAGTGGAAAGTATTTAAGCCTGTTTTGATTATTATTTTAATAATCTGTATCTTAGGTGGTGGTGTAATGTTCCTTGATAAAGAGGGCATTATCCATGTATTTTCCGATACAAATTATAAATATTCAAGTGTTGATGGTGGTGTTGAAATCACCGGTACAAAGAGCAGTGATGCTACAATTGAAATTCCCGACACAATAAACGGTAAGTCCGTTGTAAGTATTGCAGATATGGCTTTTGCCGAAAGTGACATTAAGTCTGTTACTTTGCCAAGTACACTTAAACGAATAGGCGAAAGAGCTTTCTTTAATTGTAAGTCACTTCATTATATTAAGTTGCAAGACGGTATAACAGAAATCGGTGACAAGGCTTTTGCTTCTTGTAATAAACTTTCTGATATTTTTATTCCTGAAACAGTTACTGCTATCGGTGAAGATATAATGAAAGATAGCAACAATAGCTATATTCAAGGTGTACCCGGTTCTCAGTCAATGGTTTATGCTACAGAAAATGACATTAATTTTACACCGACTAACAAAAAAGGTGAAGCACTTAATGTTACACCTGTAAGAGTAAATGATGAAGAAACTTATACAACATCAAAGGCAGGTTACGGTGCAGGTTATTTATTTAGCTTTGTTCCTTATGAAAGTGCAAAATATACAATTACTGTTGAGGCATCAATTGACGGTTATCTAAAGATTAATGACTTTAGTACAATGGGAAATGCCCAGACAGATGAAAACAGTAGTGGTAAGAACCATACAACAACATTAACTGCTGACTTAAAGAAAGAAAAGAAATATTACTTTGGTATTGAGAATGAGGGTTCTGAACAAAACAAAAATATTGAATTCTATATCAGTATAGAGCTTTATAACGATGAGCGTTCTAAGGCTGAATCAGTAGCAAAGAAATTCTTAGATAAGAACTATACTTTCACAGCATATACAGATTTGTTCTATGACCAACACAGTCAGTCAGGTTCCAGTCATTATCTGGAATGGAACACTAATGTTCAGAAGGTTGTTGACTATTATGTTGAAGACAGTGGTGCAATTTGGTTAGCTATTAAAGTTCCGGAAGGTTACAACACAACATCTTATGATGAATACGGAAATGTAGTTGAACCGGCAACTAACTGGTGGCATAAGCTAGAGGAATAA
- a CDS encoding amino acid ABC transporter ATP-binding protein: MAILEVKNLRKSFGKTEVLKGIDFSLEKGEVLSIIGSSGSGKTTLLRCLNFLETAENGTISVNGKEIFDGSKNKKYKEDEIRKNRLHFGLVFQNFNLFPQYNVLKNVTLAPSLMKIDTPENIEKHGRELIETVGLTDRIEHYPCQLSGGQQQRVAIARALAMNPDILCFDEPTSALDPELTGEVLKVIQGLKSTDNTMIVVTHEMSFAKNISDKVIFMADGVIEEFGTPEEVFDNPKSEKTKAFLNKSLEGI, translated from the coding sequence ATGGCTATATTAGAAGTAAAAAATTTAAGAAAAAGTTTTGGTAAAACAGAGGTTCTAAAAGGTATTGACTTTTCACTTGAAAAGGGTGAAGTACTTTCTATTATCGGTTCATCAGGTAGTGGTAAGACAACTTTACTAAGATGCCTTAACTTCCTAGAAACTGCTGAGAATGGTACTATTTCTGTAAATGGTAAAGAAATTTTTGACGGTTCAAAGAACAAAAAATATAAGGAAGATGAAATCAGAAAGAACAGACTGCACTTTGGTCTTGTATTCCAAAACTTTAACCTATTTCCACAGTACAATGTTCTAAAGAATGTTACTCTTGCACCATCACTAATGAAGATTGACACTCCGGAAAACATTGAAAAGCATGGTAGAGAATTAATTGAAACAGTTGGACTAACAGATAGAATAGAGCATTATCCTTGTCAGCTTTCCGGTGGACAACAACAGAGAGTTGCAATTGCCAGAGCATTGGCAATGAATCCTGATATTCTTTGTTTTGATGAACCAACATCAGCACTTGACCCTGAACTTACCGGTGAAGTGCTAAAGGTTATTCAAGGTCTTAAAAGTACAGACAACACAATGATTGTTGTTACTCACGAAATGAGCTTTGCAAAGAATATTTCCGATAAGGTTATCTTTATGGCTGACGGTGTTATTGAAGAATTCGGTACACCTGAAGAAGTATTTGATAATCCTAAGTCAGAGAAAACTAAAGCATTCCTTAATAAATCCCTTGAGGGCATTTAA
- a CDS encoding ABC transporter permease, translating into MKGLVIRNLKLYFKDKGAVFFSLLGVLIVIGLYILFLGDTFTDGLKEFYKAENIMSGWIMAGLLAITSLTTTMGAFSTMIQDKEKKIFKDFYCAPISRSALSLGYIISSVIIGLLMTLLVFVIAIIYLAVNNIIVISFTMILKLIGVFLLNTCSNTAMALFIVSLISTEKTFSAVSGITSALIGFITGIYLPVGQLPEYVQYIVKCFPTSHGAVLFRQVLMEDALNKGVSKMPTEAKAVALKEVKNILGVIFKFGDTECTTLVSVLVLVVSLVLFSALSIWNINRKKAV; encoded by the coding sequence ATGAAAGGTTTAGTAATTAGAAATTTAAAGTTATATTTCAAAGACAAAGGTGCAGTATTTTTCTCTTTACTTGGTGTACTGATTGTTATAGGATTGTACATTCTTTTCTTAGGAGATACATTTACAGATGGTCTAAAAGAATTTTACAAAGCTGAAAACATAATGAGTGGCTGGATAATGGCTGGGTTACTTGCTATTACATCACTAACCACAACAATGGGTGCATTCTCTACAATGATACAAGACAAAGAGAAAAAGATTTTCAAAGATTTTTACTGTGCACCAATCAGCAGAAGTGCTTTATCTCTTGGTTACATAATCAGCTCAGTAATAATCGGTTTACTGATGACATTACTTGTATTTGTTATTGCTATTATTTATCTTGCAGTTAACAACATTATAGTTATTTCATTTACAATGATTTTAAAGTTAATAGGAGTTTTCCTACTTAACACTTGTTCAAATACTGCAATGGCACTTTTCATTGTTTCACTAATAAGTACAGAAAAAACTTTTAGTGCAGTTTCCGGTATTACCTCAGCATTAATCGGTTTTATAACCGGTATTTATCTGCCTGTAGGTCAGTTACCTGAATATGTACAGTACATTGTTAAGTGTTTCCCTACTTCACACGGTGCAGTTTTATTCCGTCAAGTTTTAATGGAAGATGCACTTAATAAAGGTGTATCAAAAATGCCTACCGAGGCAAAGGCAGTTGCCCTAAAGGAAGTGAAAAACATCCTAGGTGTTATCTTTAAATTCGGTGATACAGAATGTACAACCTTAGTAAGTGTCCTTGTTCTTGTTGTGTCATTAGTCCTATTCTCTGCCCTATCAATCTGGAATATTAATCGTAAAAAAGCAGTTTGA